AGTAGAATAGAGTTTACTGCCAAAATGGTATCGTTAATGCCTGCCGATTTAGATGTGAAAAAAGTAAAAACAATGATGATGCAGAATGTACGAATAAAAATATCAGAATTTACCTTAAAAAAGTTCACCATAAACTTAAGGTCTGTAATACCGGCTCTGGTAACCAAAGCCAGCATTTTACGATATTTTTTAAGAAGTAAAAGTATTGCAGTTATTAAGCCTGCGTATTGCGAAATTGCTGTTCCCATAGCTACTCCGTCTGATTTCATGCCCAGCCCAAATACAAAAAATACGCTTAGCAAAATATTTACAATATTTACCAAAATGGCTATAATCATGGGGTAGCGCGCATTTTGCATTCCTAAAAACCAACCACTAAATACAAAGAGACTCAATGCTGCAGGTGCTGCCCAAATGCGAATTCGGAAATATTCGTTGGCAAGTGTCTCCACCTCGCGGCTACCGCCAATAACTTTAAAGCTTGCCCATGCAATTGGAGCTTGCAACAGCAGAATAAAAATGCTTATTGCCAGTGTAAGTAGCAATGCACGTGCTAAAATGGTAATGGCTTCAGCTGTATTTTTTTTACCAAAGGCCTGGGCAGTAAACCCCGATGTGCTCATGCGTAAAAATCCAAAGCCCCAGTATATGATATTAAATATTACACCGCCAAGCGAAATCGCACCAATATAAACCTCTGAACCAAGATGGCCCATCAGGGCGAGGTCTATTAACCCGAGCAGTGGTACAGTGATGTTGCTAATGATATTCGGAATGGCGAGTTTTAAGATGCTCCTATTCATAATTTACAGCTAAAGGCACAAAGTTAATATTATTGAAATAAGAGCTGAACCCTTTGTTTAAAAGGATTTTTGAACCTTAAATCTCACTTATTAGTTCCGTCTATGAACAATAAAGGATTTCAATGTGTTTTATTATTCAAAAGATTTGGAATAATTCTAAATAGCGCATATTTTTGCTAACAGGAAATTAATATATTTAAATCTTTTAATAATACAAAAATGGCATTTGAATTACCAAAATTAGGATACGATTACAAGGCACTCGAGCCACATATTGATGCAAGAACGATGGAAATCCATCATACAAAGCACCATGCAGGTTACACAACCAACCTTAACGGTGCGGTAGAAGGAACAGATCTTGCGGGAAAATCGATAGAAGAAATTTTAAGCGGTGTGTCTGGTCAATCGGTAGCAGTACGTAACAATGGTGGTGGTTTTTTCAATCACAATTTGTACTGGGAAGTAATTGCACCGGGTGGTGCACCGGCTCCGGAAGGAGTTTTATTAGACGCAGTAAATGATTCATTTGGAAGCATAGAAAATTTTCAGGAAGCCTTCACCAAGGCAGCTTTGACTCGCTTTGGGTCGGGTTGGGCATGGTTGGTTCTTCAAAACAATAAGCTGGTGGTTTCGTCTACGCCCAATCAGGATAATCCGCTGATGGATGTGGCCGAAGTTCAGGGAACTCCGATTTTGGGGATTGATGTATGGGAACATGCGTATTATCTGAACTACCAAAACAGACGTCCGGATTATGTGAAAGCATTCTGGAATCTTATCAACTGGGATGAAGTTGCCAGACGGTTTAAAGGTTAGTTGATTTTTGGTTTTTTCCCCGGAGCAGAGGCTCCGGGGTTTTTATTGCGCTATTGGGCAATGTTATGTTAATAATAATAGTACAGTCTGTTAAAAAAACCCCCGAATTTATCACGGTTTTTGTCTGAGGGGGTTGGTTTGTTTTCTTTTTGGTTGTGCGAACATTATTGATTGTTGCTGGTTGGGTTTGTCGGTTTTTAACGTGTTATTGCCGTTTTTTGTAGCTTGCGATAACCGATTAAGAATATCAATAGCTTCACGGTTGGCCGCATCCATATCAATGGCTAGTTGTAAATAACTTAAACCCGGTTCAATTTGGTTTTGCCGTGCAGCATACAAAGCCTTTATTACATATGTCTCACTATCTGGTTCATTCCGCTCCAAACGCTTAATGAGATCTGCTGCACGTTTCAGGTCGTTGTATTGTATGGCTAGTCGGCACTGTAGTTTCATCACGTCAATATGATTGGCAGTACCACGCGGAAGCTTTTTAATCAATTCAATACATTTTTCATTGTTGTTCATTAAATGATAACATTTGGCGATACCAATTTGCGATTTCAAATCATTTTCGCGGCTGCGTAAAACCTGGCTATAAATATCAATGGCTTCATTGTATTTTCTGTAACTGGTTAAAACCTCGCCTATGGCATGGTATGCTTTGTAATACTGATTGTTTGTATTTATAGCATCCTGAAATGCCCGAACTGCCTCTCCCGGATTATTCAAATTTTTGTAGGCAAGACCTTTTTGATAGGAACCTTCGCTTATAGTAGGGTTTAAACTTAGAGCCTTATCGGCAGCAACCAGAGCTTCCCTGTACCGTTTAAGGTTGTTCAAAACCTCTGCCTGATGCACATACGAGGAAAGTTGACCGGGATTTAATTCAATAGCTTTGTTTATTTTTTCCAGTGCCAAATCATTTTTTTGCTGCAACTTGTAAATAATTCCAAGTCCTTCCCAAATCTCTTCAGCATTCGGATATAATTCAAGAAACTCGTGGAAATATTTTTCTGCTTCATCAAATTTATTTTTACGCATGGCCTGAAACCCTTTTATATCGGCATAAGACACACGTTTTACTACCGCAGCAATACAAACTGTATCAACCATAACCTTGTGTAGCGTACCACTTGGCGGCCACTGGTTGTTGTTAAGCTGTGCCGGATGTATATGAGTATTCGTCCAGATGGCATAATCCCACTCTTTTTTATTCTTTTCATGATACCGGCTGTATGCAATCGTCACAGCAGTTTCGTCTTTCAGAAAGTCTTTTGCAATTCGTGCATGGTCAGAGGCTATTGTTATTTTCTGGTCGGCAATTATATTTTCCTTTAAAAAATCGGCACACTCGCGTATACCATGGTAATAGTAATCCATTTCGTATTTGCCATACGCTCCATTAACGCCTCCAACAAGTTGATTGTAGTACACATACTGATGTGGGTGATTTTTTATGGTGTGAATGAAA
Above is a genomic segment from uncultured Draconibacterium sp. containing:
- a CDS encoding MATE family efflux transporter yields the protein MNRSILKLAIPNIISNITVPLLGLIDLALMGHLGSEVYIGAISLGGVIFNIIYWGFGFLRMSTSGFTAQAFGKKNTAEAITILARALLLTLAISIFILLLQAPIAWASFKVIGGSREVETLANEYFRIRIWAAPAALSLFVFSGWFLGMQNARYPMIIAILVNIVNILLSVFFVFGLGMKSDGVAMGTAISQYAGLITAILLLLKKYRKMLALVTRAGITDLKFMVNFFKVNSDIFIRTFCIIIVFTFFTSKSAGINDTILAVNSILLQFLMFFSFFIDGFAFAGEALVGKFIGAKEVGNLKKVVRLLLYWGAALALLFTLVYWAGTNSILKLLTTQIDVISTAQQFLHWVILIPFASVGSFIWDGIYIGATASRAMRNSLLISTFLIFVPVYYFLNPVWNNHALWLGMLMFMFSRGVILTLLYKKRILIPIQLQE
- a CDS encoding tetratricopeptide repeat protein, with the translated sequence MSKFNNLSFLTQAGKEKNTHKLIFIGISVMLLGIMSILSQDAGISGDEYFHVDHAESVWNFYKSMGKDKAALYNDHTLHLYGQSLDNLVHIFNELFGIDNIYDSRHFFNSVVGWLLILFTGLTAASLFGWQAGYIALLLMFFSPRILGHSFNNLKDIPFAASYSFTLYFLVRFIKSLPNVGFKTYLPIVLGMAWAISLRIGGIILIPYFVMLVGLYYISEKGFLKPDNIKKGSKQLVLVGLASLAAYFLGLILWPFGLVSPIKNPLLTLSKMTNYQMNLNQLFEGVIQNSQDLPWYYGLKYIAISSPIIVGFGFVAFLAFLFVKKADKKKYLSYYILFFAFAFPLAYTIYQNSNLYGGWRHLLWVYGPLVALSSGGLAYLAGNKTKWLSYAGIALLVAGLYKPFIHTIKNHPHQYVYYNQLVGGVNGAYGKYEMDYYYHGIRECADFLKENIIADQKITIASDHARIAKDFLKDETAVTIAYSRYHEKNKKEWDYAIWTNTHIHPAQLNNNQWPPSGTLHKVMVDTVCIAAVVKRVSYADIKGFQAMRKNKFDEAEKYFHEFLELYPNAEEIWEGLGIIYKLQQKNDLALEKINKAIELNPGQLSSYVHQAEVLNNLKRYREALVAADKALSLNPTISEGSYQKGLAYKNLNNPGEAVRAFQDAINTNNQYYKAYHAIGEVLTSYRKYNEAIDIYSQVLRSRENDLKSQIGIAKCYHLMNNNEKCIELIKKLPRGTANHIDVMKLQCRLAIQYNDLKRAADLIKRLERNEPDSETYVIKALYAARQNQIEPGLSYLQLAIDMDAANREAIDILNRLSQATKNGNNTLKTDKPNQQQSIMFAQPKRKQTNPLRQKP
- a CDS encoding superoxide dismutase translates to MAFELPKLGYDYKALEPHIDARTMEIHHTKHHAGYTTNLNGAVEGTDLAGKSIEEILSGVSGQSVAVRNNGGGFFNHNLYWEVIAPGGAPAPEGVLLDAVNDSFGSIENFQEAFTKAALTRFGSGWAWLVLQNNKLVVSSTPNQDNPLMDVAEVQGTPILGIDVWEHAYYLNYQNRRPDYVKAFWNLINWDEVARRFKG